gagtgccaccgagttaatctgttctaggcataagtttgggtctgtgttgcttagtatatcttcccagcttatatcggttaggactttgtttacttggtcccactttatgtttttgttattgaagttgaatttggtgaatgctccctcgtgactagtctcattttgtcggtctggggctcctcgcatacatgtctgaacctcaattatgttgtgatctgagtatattgtttttgatatggtgacatttcttatcagatcatcattgttagtgaatatgaggtctagtgtattctccactctagtaggctctattatttgctggtttacaatttctgggtaggaagctttatttgtttcattgttattccagagagaccaggggctctatttcgcattcttccaataacttgACTCATCTCAAGTAGTGTGATAGGTCTAGTAAGAGGGTGAGtctcttcaagagttgatgtatcgatggaaggtagtggttgtagatcagctaagttctcatctctccattcattgaccAACTGATAGTTACtattaaatcgacgactgttattgtgggagagaattttctcccatacatcactcatcaaattagcctggtcctgtggatcatcaagtttaatctcaacctcttcatcatcatcatcagtgaaggtatgaattaggtaggtAGGAGCCTTGTGTTTTGCACCTAAAAGTTGCCGAattttactccaaaattttgatatatatatatatatatatatatatatatatatatatatatatatatatatatatatatatatatatatatatatatatatatatatatatatatatatatatatactgatctctggctgaaggagactcgaacctacgaacaaggtacacagtgctataccattctcaccacactggaccaataccttggcgtccagcttgcgctagacgttgatccaaggcagccagctttcagggagaaggcttacagattttcatctcatcccctgcagcgaggggaattcgcaagagcaggcgaaatatacacaaacactaatctctggctgaaggagactcgaacctacgcaccttggaacaaggtacgcagtgctataccattctcaccacactggatcaataccttggcgtccagcttgcgctagacgttgatccaaggcagccagctttcagggagaaggcttacagagatcagtgtttgtgtatatttcgcctgctcttgcgaattccttgcggccaacagtaacagcctggttgatcaggccctgatccatcgcgaGGCCTGGTCAACAGACCAGGCCTCGGGGGTGATGactcccaaaaccctctccaggtatactccaggtatgtatatACTACCTCCTAGTAGGAAAGGTAGCAGCAGACGAAATCCTTGTAGAGACAAGGTACGTGAAATAATTGAAGtgtgaggaatggagggaggaagtagtggaggtatATATACTGCAGGTACACTCGAGGCTCAGCAGTGTAACAGTTTTATTGTACACTCCACCCCCATCACATGAGAGGTACTCAAAACATTACAGAtaacacataatgggtccaggtcgGGAGAGACTGGTCATAAAAGTGAATTTTTCATGAGCTTACATAAACACTGGGATTCAAAATAATAGCTTACAATTTCtgttatatttttattaacatttttcagtattatatttattatttatatttcaggATACTTTTAAATATCTCTAAAAAAAAGTCTGAATTTTTATGGGCCTATCCTAGCGATGGGCCTGGAGCTACTGCTCCCTCCGTTCCAACCTCTATACATTGGTAACACCGGCTAATTATGCTGGAATATCATCCTTGTTCCGAGTCGGCAACTGTTCCAGTAATATATGTGTGCAAGTGATCTGGCTAagctagttagttagtttaatatgtttattatgcagcccatacccatcctgtgggctgtagttaaaaatattacagaggtacataatgggtccagggactgggccccaaagttttgatagctgaactaagtacaaaggtaatgaactcacaagttacaaaagtaatgaatcattaagtaaatttacttacgtttatacatggctacaatcatgaacaaattatagagtaagcTAAACACATCGGTTCTGTTTACTGGTGCTCTGTATtcgaattgcatctgccactagaCATACTTTTATCTAGTTTTGTCCCCCTTCTTCAAGTATCTTACCTTGTCATGCCATAAGGTGCGAGTGTTTATTCTGATGAACTACGCATGCATTGTTTGTGCTGTGAGTCGTACAGGTAAGTCCGTGTTCTTGAATTTTCGAGGTCCTTGTTCAAAACCTCTGACTCAGATCATTTGCGTAAGCTGATGGAGCAAACTCTAAGATCATCTGCCATGAACATGTAAGTCAGATGATCTTGACCATGACTTTCACCTCGACCAGCTGCAGCATATCGTCTTCAGGTGTGACCCGCTGGATGCTGACGTATCTGCCGACGATACCATCTGCCCGTCGACAGGAGAGATACCCATCATTTATTTGGTAGGGACCCAAGTACGTGGAGAAGAGCACGTACGAGGTGTAGTCGCTGTTATTGATGAAGGTGTTGCCCACGCGGATCTGAAGAATGAACACTTGTTGAGTCTCCTTCATAACTTCACAAAAAAcatgaaaataattaaaaatataacTTTTTTTTCAGTAGCTAAGCAATCCAAACGAGATCATGaaccacgaaatcgtaatgacacaattggaaacaaaccacggagttttacgattcactagccgtgagttcaatccccgcccgtaccgtggGGATTGAACTCAAAGAAGATGCCATGTATCACACTGTGCAGTCCCCCCGAAACCAAAAGTAaaatttattcaataaaactgACAAATTGTCGTGTACATAGTCCAATAAAAATCCTTACCTCCCTCTGAGTAAGATACATCACTGTTGAAAGTGTGAAGGCATCCAGAGGAAGTATTTTCAAGGTATCGCGCAGAAATCTTGAAAACAAAATCCAACAGCCATTATATGTGTCCTCGCTGATGGGAAACCTAACAACACAGATTAAACACAGGCATCACTGTGTCGTCACATGGAACCTTCTCATGAAGACGACATACGTGCCCTGAGATATACACAACTCTTAATGTATATACCCTGATACACGACTCTtaatgtatataccctgagagatacacacctttcagtgtatatactctgggagATACATACCTCAGTTTATATGCCCTGAGATATATACTCGTACACTTCTCATTGTATAAAATCCTGAGAGATATAAATCTCTCAACTTATATACCCTGAAAGATACAGCCCTTTCAGTGTATAACGCATTTCTCAGTGTGCATACACTGTATATTAACTGTTATAATAACGTCAATTTGAAAGAATCATCTGAAGATGACGAATATAGGAACATCTGTCAGATTTCAGTAATAGGATCCTGGGAACATCAGTAACATAAACATGTACACATGAGCTAGACTTCAGTAACAGGAACCTTGGAACATAAGTCAAGCTTAAGTAACGGGACCTAGGAACATCAATCAGAAAATCTCTGAGGGCGGTGCTAGACAGTAACAATATGCTTTTTCAATGGTGTGTGAACTATAGCTCTGGTGGGCCAGCTGATTCTCAACTCATAACTGGAGATCGTTTAAGATGGCAGAATACAACCAATGCTCCGTGAAAGTGCTCTTCAGTGATCAGGAGCATTCAGTTTGAATAATAAATGAAGTCAGGTTGAATAATGAATTAATCGTGAGTTCAGACTTCTGAAATATTTCACTTTTGTAATTAAAAAAATGGGTACATCAGCAGTACGCTGTTACTCTTCTCTTTAGTGGTATCTCTTCCAGTTAGCATCTGAAGAACCGGGGTTCGATTCCAGCACAGGTGGAAACGTTGGACAAGTTTACTTACTAATGTTGCCTTAGTTCAtataacagtaagtaggtacctgggtgttagtcttctTCTGTAGGTCCCATCCTGAGTGAGAGGATTAAtggaccacaatgaaaataaggTAACATCCTGGCTatgttgagttatcctgggttactaaaccTCAGGGTTAATACAATCAGTGTAAAATATTCTGTTAATCAATATGAGAGTTATACGGtactaacattattattatttttaatactcATGAAAGGCACTAAACCCctaggggtcatacaacacctgcggaatgggaggtaatcaggttcgacGCCAAAGATTGATTGGCAGCTCCATATCCTCAGATAAATAGCCCTTCACCGGCGTCAAGCGTGGAGAAACACTCACCTCAACGTTATGTAACCTCACTGAGAACTGGTCCCTCCTGGAGAGGATGAGTACCTCGTGGAGGGTATGGGTAGTGCCCAGGTCCACCAGCCACCAGGGGCGCACTACACCGTTGTCTGAGTGCGACATGCTGGAGTCCAACTCGATGCCGTCCACAGCCAGGCTCGGCACCCACCTGCAAGGATAAGACAAAGAGCTGGTTGGATTTAGCTGTCGTCCTGAAGACAATACTGAACACACACTGCGAAACAAGATGATAACTGGGCCCATGTATCGTTCTGTATAGAACTTTATCCAATCATGAGTTAAGCTCAAATACAAGGAAAGGCTGTCTCAGTAGAAGCTTATTCTGCAACTTGTCTTTACAGATTTTGTTGTTATTGTATTTATGCATTGGATTCCGGTGGTGGTGTAAACACCTGGCAACGGTACTGTCTACTGACACACACATGTGACTGGATGACCACTAGCTGTGTTTTTTCACACATCAATTTTACAggttaagaactgttatcctgcctcagctcatttataaGTAAAGAACTGTTATCCTGCATCAACTCATTTATAtgttaagaactgttatcctgcctctatTATTCTTTATAAGCACGTGACATTATAGTGAAAAGTGTGAGGATCAGATCTACTATGGTCTACTAAGATACCAAAACATTACAGAACAATAAGCACGACCAGAGGTCGCTGATGTGATTCGGCAGAGGATTACATTCACATGCAGTAGTAGTAGCCACTAATTTCTAGACAAGCGCGCACAAGCTGGTGCTTGTTACCTCTAGGTCGTTATGCAGCTAATGGCACAACGGAGACAATTAATAACTAATAAAGATGTTAATAATAGTGTCAGTAAATAAGAAGATGCATTAAAATTTACTCATACCAACATAGAGGCAGCAGAGTACAGGTAAATTAACTTACTCTCCATAATAAGGACTCCCGAAGGTGTTTTTTCCTCTAGCCACCTCTTGCAGGGTCTCCAGGGCAGGGAAGGAGGAGTAGGTCACTTCAGACTTAGTAGACATCATCCCTTCACCGACCAGGGTGCAAGAGTTTATGTCTGGGAAATGAGGAATAATGGGAGAAAACTGACTTAATTCTGGCCTCTCGGGGCTTCTTACATCTACTGTGTATTGAGTATGTCCTCACCACTGCCTCAtctaagtcattccactttttaaCTATTCTGAGATTAAAAAATTACTTcttgacatccctgtggctcgttTGTGTTTTCAGCTTCCACATGTCCCCTTGATcttggtcctcttaattcaaacaCTCTGACCCTATCTACCCTATCAGTTCCACTTAAGATTTTGTATATCGTAATTATGCCTCCCCGTGTCCTTCTCTTCGGTTTCTCCTAATACTGCATTATTCTCAGTTCTGGTACTAATCTGGTTGTGAACTAATTTGTTCAAGGTTCTTCGTgggttgaccaggtgtgggctccatgctggggctgcTTATTCAACAATTTCCCTATGCTCTCTACATTACATTCTGAAGTATTCTTTATTCAACTTCCTGGATGTCTCAAAGTCGATCTAATGAGGCATTCACAAATTATTCTATGTGAACCAGTACTTtaattttttctattttcttcagTAATATTGGAAAATTGGCAACTACACAGGTCAAAAATCAATCCAAgcctttgttaataataataataataataataataataataataataataataataataataataataataaatataacacaataataataataatactttgtaGAGAAAGTTATCTCCAAATCGTCAAGAAGCAGCACAAGGGAGCAGCAACCCCTCAGCAGGGAGCTGAGGTCCCTCTCTCGCAGCAACGTGAAGGTCAGGCTGGGGTCAAGTAACCCTCTAGCCTTCCATTAATGATTAATGGAATGGGGAGGATTGTAGTTCTTGCAAGATAGTACCCTCAACTAAGTAGTTTTAAATTAGAGCGAAattacatgtagagagaatgtaaTCATCAGGATATACCATTATAGCTGTGGCGCTGATGTCTTCCCAACACTTCGCAACAAGCCCCAAGATAATATTCACACTTAAATTTGCCCTAGAAATCCATTTATCTAAAGACACCTAGAAAATACGTAAAAATAACCTCTTAGTGTGATTAGTTAGCTAGTAAATCTCATTTAACGTAGAATGCGCCAGGACAAGAGAAATCAGTTCCATGACTCAAAACACGTAGTGCTGGTTGGCACTCATGATTTTCAGACATTATGTCAGCATTATTTCGCCCATATAAAGGGCGTTCACGACGGTTAGTCTTCTAGTTGGTGAGACAAGATCAACCGAGCCAGCAAGTAAACAAAATCCCATGGTAGTGCCACTGATCACGTGTAGAATCGTAAATTCGTGATTAAATCGTATGTCTCCATGTCGCTTATTTGCGCTCGAACGATCATTAAGGAGAACCGGAGTAGAGATAGTGTTAAAACTACAATAGTTTTCTTTGCAGAGCGAATTATCGCCAGTCATTCTCCCTACCGTGAACAAGTGATGGCATTTCGAGCATTGTTGAACCAATTCATAATATACCTagcgtactcacctaactgtggttgcaggggtagagactcagcttctggccccgcctcttcactgatcgctactaggtcctctctctctctctgtgttgaATACTTGGTGAACAAGGACACTCATGTCCAACGAGCATACCTGTGTTACTATAACGTTCAAAGCCGTTCGAAGGAAGAATGGATTAACCCTTCCTTCAGGTAAGAGTAGAATCATCCTACCTTCAATCACGCTGTTATTCCCGGTGTCATGTCTTTTTGGGTGTGATACACACACCCAGGTAAGTTCTCCCAAACCCATATTAGACTGTGTTCGctgcagttagtttaatatctctaTTATGCAcaacatacccatccagtgggcggtactcaaaatattacagaggtatataatgggtccagggactgggccgcaaagttttgatagctgaatcatttacatgtttatatccggtcacaatcatgaacaagttacaaaggtaatgaaccatttaCACATCtacacctggtcacaactgtaatgggTTATTAATGCAAACATTAATTAggtcatacacacacagacacagaagccaatgaatcgacccctgcaaccacaattaggtgagtatagacacagacatacacatacacacacacaggagccaggagctatgaatcgatccctgcaaccacaattaggtgagtacacacacacatacacgctgtAGTGAGTAGGTACTGATATGTGCTTTAATAGGACTAACCAATAGACACCGTCAATAGATGGCGATTGCCCAAACACAGGCGAGACTCACCCACAACGTTACAGGTAATATACTAGACACAGTGGAATATGTAAGTCTTTAGGGCGAGTATTAATACTGGTCATCATCGCTCTATTCACAGCTCTGTGGGACATAGCTGACCCCACTGAAGGAGACCACCGGAACCACGGCTGCTGGGGCTCTGAGCTGTCAATAAGTGTCTTTTCATGGTCATCTACGGTTTTTAATGCATCTTATCACTGAAAAATCGCACATACTTACCATCAAACGTGTGGGTGACAGCTCCAAGTAGGTTACTTAACACTGCACACTGTACACTGAAAGAGACACTGTAGGTGTTGTTCTGATGCTGCTGTGACACACACTGAGTGGGTATTCCTGAAGCAACATACATGGTAGTGCCCTGTGCCCATGCCCCGATGATGAGAGGTGCCCACGCCCACCACTCCATCGTTGCTGGAGATCTTGGTCTGAACGGGAAGAAAGAGATAAGAAAGGGGGGTTTGCTTGAACTGTAGGTtcgatccgaggaactggagctaccctccaaTTTctctcaggtgttgtatgacccttctgCGTTTAGCACTTCTCTGTGAGTATTCTAAAAATAACTGATTCTAGGATATTATGATGATGacaattattataaataataattattattaggtACTCCTGAAGGGGGACATTTAAGTGGTTGCcagatttcttttattttttcttcCTTCGATTTCCCATTTTCAACTCTGGTGTAGGGTAACTAGGCCCAAGTTCTAGGAACAACAGGCATGTACAGGTGTCCTGTCAACAAATTTTAACCCATTCTCAGTATCTTGGGAATGGGTTCAAATATAGGTGAATACCCTCAGTATTCAAATATAGGTGAATACCTTCAGTAATTTACCTATATGTGGTCATagtggtcgattcacagctcctggccctgcctctttgcttGCTTTGCTAGCTTCATACGCTCAAAACAGGGGCCTCCTAAATCGTCAACGGCGAAGAGTGAAATTCAGATGTGGGTGTAAATTTGTGTGAAAAAATGATTCCTTATAAAATACTTCTGAACGGCTTCATTGTTTAGTGGAATACATCTGACAGCCATCATACTATCCATTAAGTTTAGTTTGTGTGTAGAGAAATTTGTCAGTGCACTGTTTCTGTTTGTAAACCTTGAAATCGTTGGACTCAGTACAATGACTGGAGAATTCTTCGTCTGCTCGGCTTCAAATTTTAAGCCCCGGTGTGTTTTCCAGTAAGCAAGGTTCACGTTTTTATTGGGCTACATAAGTCCAAGTTTGCCAATATGTATTGAACATAAATAGTGATATTTATTTACGttcaatgcctcttctgattggcttcaaaatattaacaccATTGTATTCGATATGAAGGATAAtgtgaaaaaattattattattattattattattattattattatcattattaacaaatcacctgcaggaggtTTATAGGACATCACCTGAATTATTACTTGCAAGTAATTTggttgaggtaagtgggacttaagtcacagttGGTCACTGAACTGCAACTCCTTCGACTGCCCACTTTCTTACTACTTTCACTAATTACTACTTtcataattacaatattaaaaccggCTACTCTGGTAAAATAACAAACAGGTGAACTGTATAAGAATAGGCTTGTTGAaaacaaattattatacataaattATTAGAGTTATTAAAAAAGAACTttttattaccacttaccattttattgtaataaagttggtagaattaccgacaatatgtaaagtaaaaggacacaagtgcaactaatgtgacatttattgtggcaacgtttcgctctccaggagctttatcaagccattacaaacaatacatggacacagagggtatataaaggcacagagtgaggtgaatactagtgaggtaccatttcgatgttcactagtggtagtagtagtagtggtagtgacaaaagtaatacaatatggtagagcaattaattcgtacatgagtaaaaggatataaaagctattacttgggtaacataaaaataggttggacaaatataaactggaatgaggcagcttgtttcagtgttcactctctgtgctttgtgtagtataacaggagagactatgtgatggcagggtttactgttttcaggaggattcttgctaagacttcggagatggtgaagctgccgttgttttgtttaattgtattcgaaacagcgatcagtgctgattcgaggcacttgcgtctgcggaaattagtttctttgatcactaattgggcgtctctgaatttcatgagatgattggtgtaatttcggtgttgtacacaggcgttgttcaggttatcgttcctacatgcgtaaatgtgttcattgaggcgggtgtcgaggtttctggctgtttcacctacgtaaatcttgtcacagcctccacagggtatagtgtaaactcctgcattgactggttcgtggtgcttggattttgtcctggttagatcctttattgaagtgctagaagcgatggcgactctggtgttagcttgtgaaagtgcttttgagacgttcagtgcaacctgactgttgggaagaattataactttgctgggagtggtgttgatgcgtggggaatttatgatctgaagagctcttttcttgcagtctttgatgaaaaaagaaggaaaatgtaactctgtgaatgtttggtgaatgtatgtacactcctcgtcaagaaactcaggactacaaattcggtatgctctaggaaaaacccgatgatgatgcctcttttggtcttggtatcctgactggaatagaagtgtgtgagatcatttttattggtgggtttccgataaacttgaaatcttaggttgttgtctactttgtgaatgaggacgtcgaggaaaggtagcttgtcattggactcttcttctagtgtaaactggatcgccggttcaactgcgttgagccttgcctgaagatcccgtacatcaaaacgttttggagttattacgaggacatcatGTACGAATTACGAggactcatgtacgaattaattgctctaccatattgtattacttttgtcactaccactactactactactactactaccactagtgaacatcgaaatggtacctcactagtattcacctcactctgtgcctttatataccctctgtgtccatgttttgtttgtaatggcttgataaagctcctggagagcgaaacgttgccacaataaatgtcacattagttgcacttgtgtccttttactttacatttttttgtagatggatcacaccacaacacctgcctaacatcTAGAACCTACACTGGCCAGCTTAGATCTAAATACAAGGACTTTGGAGTACTTTTCTGGGCGAGGTGCGATGACGCAGCATCATTCATTTTCCATTCTCACCACCTTGTTATGGTGGTTTCggaaatttcctgtcccaattcttcagcatgaatgtgtcagcaatttctaaattaagAATTGAGGCCGATACACCCCATTAGGCCTCGGTAAATGCCGAATTCCTGGTGCAAATTTCCGACCAGTCCTCACGCAATAATTTCAACATGGCGTCTCCCCAAGCGTCCTTACCGGCTGTTACACCCCCCTCCCTCGAAATTTCTCAAAGGGTCTAAACAGCATCATATTTtattgtccttttactttacattttattgtagatggatcacaccacaacacctgcctaacatcTAGAACCTACACTGGCCAGCTTAGATCTAAATACAAGGACTTTGGAGTACTTTTCTGGGCGAGGTACGATGACGCAGCATCATTCATTTTCCATTCTCACCACCTTATGGTGGTTTcgtaaatttcctgtcccaattcttcagcatgaatgtgtcagcaatttctaaattaagAATTGAGGCCGATACACCCCATTAGGCCTCGGTAAATGCCGAATTCCTGGTGCAAATTTCCGACCAGTCCTCACGCAATAATTTCAACATGGCGTCTCCCCAAGCGTCCTTACCGGCTGTTACACCCCCCTCCCTCGAAATTTCTCAAAGGGTCTAAacagcatcatattttattacactATTATATTATTTACTTATATGTTCtactgaagagtttttacgaggatagtgaggctcaagttagagtatgtaggaaagagggaaattatttcccagtaaaagtaggccttagacaaggatgtgtgatgtcaccgtggttatttaatatatttatagatgggttgtaagagaagtaaatgcgagggtcttggcaagaggcgtggagtcattcattcattcattagaggtttgccggtacttccggcccgggtcttctccatatggtgacccggctgtggGCCCCGGTTGGGgatgtcgttcatcttctttcttctgtcttctttcttgggccctccggctggAGGGCAACCTCTTCTTCTCTCTTGCGGCGACTCCCCGGATGGGAGTGTCATCTCGCTTctcatcttcatcagcaggcgtcacttggtcttcatcagcaggcatCCATTTGGGCTTCATTGGCAGGCATCGCCAGGGTTGAGGGTCTTCGGGCACTTGTTGCCCTGTCAAGTTGTTGGTAGTGTGGCATGGGTTCTAGGCGAGTTCAGACTTTTACCTAGAAAACAGGTACAGGCTccgttggattttttttttttttaagtggtgGGGAGGGCAGGTAGGGGAGTGAAagaaggaagagtaggagagttaaTAGATGGAGAGGTCGTGGTGACTCTTCTTTGTACGTGGCGTCGTCATCGAGGCGGTgagtgggcagccaggatggggaTGAGAGTTCCTAGGTCACGGACGGCCAGGTACACCAGCCGGGCTGCGGTGTCTTCTCGGTTCAGGTCCCCAGGCGCCATTGGGAAGTGCCTCCGTCGGAGTGGCACC
Above is a window of Cherax quadricarinatus isolate ZL_2023a chromosome 11, ASM3850222v1, whole genome shotgun sequence DNA encoding:
- the LOC128687470 gene encoding uncharacterized protein; protein product: MEWWAWAPLIIGAWAQGTTMYVASGIPTQCVSQQHQNNTYSVSFSVQCAVLSNLLGAVTHTFDDINSCTLVGEGMMSTKSEVTYSSFPALETLQEVARGKNTFGSPYYGEWVPSLAVDGIELDSSMSHSDNGVVRPWWLVDLGTTHTLHEVLILSRRDQFSVRLHNVEIRVGNTFINNSDYTSYVLFSTYLGPYQINDGYLSCRRADGIVGRYVSIQRVTPEDDMLQLVEVKVMVKII